The Miscanthus floridulus cultivar M001 chromosome 17, ASM1932011v1, whole genome shotgun sequence genome has a window encoding:
- the LOC136516006 gene encoding uncharacterized protein, whose protein sequence is MFGNRANSCLEVLTFEVVDFPVSYHAFLGQPCYAKFMAIPNHTYLKLKMPGPNGIITMSSAFSHAFMCVREHFELTTMVINSSELPWLRESSTLAVPNCNKPTSSMAFRSLEETKAVGIDPTDPTKTVRIGTQLPAK, encoded by the coding sequence atgtttggcaaccgagccaactcctgcttggaggtcctcaccttcgaagtggtggactttccagtGTCCTACCACGCCTTCTTAgggcagccatgctatgccaaattcatggcaatccccaaccaCACCtatctcaagttgaagatgccgggaccgaatggcatcatcactatgagcagcgccttctcgcacgccttcatgtgcgtccgtgagcatttcgagctcaccaccatggtcatcaactcatccgagctcccgtGGCTCAGGGAGTCATCGACCCTAGCAGTTCCAAACtgtaacaaaccaacctcctcgatggccttccgctcgctcgaggaaaccaaggcggtgggaatcgaccccaccgacccaaccaagacggtgcgaatcgggacccagctcccggccaaatag